The nucleotide sequence TGGCGCCCTTAGGAAAGCTCGTCCCTCGCTGGAAACGACTTTCTTTTTCCAGGAGCTATCGAGGTGGGGCAGAGGATGCCGACTTCATCGGTGGCAGCCCTTGGAGATGTGAAGCCCTTCAGAAACAGGGCGGGGAGAGTCCAGGGGGGCGTTCCGCAGTGCGCGCAGGAAGCAGCTTGCGGCCGGAACTCAGGGCCGGCCAAAGACTCCGGGCAGCTGGCTAATCCAGATGGCACTCCAGTTGCAGCTCCGCCAGACCCCAGTCCCACGGAGCCCCAGGAGGGCCGCGTCCCGGAGAAGCCCAGCGAGGAAGAGAAGGGAGCCCCGGAGAGTGGCGAGGAGGGTCTGGCCCCTGACAGCGAGGCGGGCAGGAAGAGCTACCGGTGCGAGCAGTGCGGCAAGGGCTTCAGCTGGCACTCGCACCTGGTGACGCACCGGCGCACGCACACGGGCGAGAAGCCCTACGCCTGCACTGACTGCGGGAAGCGCTTCGGCCGCAGCTCGCACCTCATCCAGCACCAGATCATCCACACGGGCGAGAAGCCCTACACCTGCCCCGCCTGCCGGAAGAGCTTCAGCCACCACTCCACACTGATCCAGCACCAGCGCatccacactggagagaagccctacGTGTGCGACCGCTGCACCAAGCGCTTCACCCGACGCTCGGACTTGGTCACCCACCAGGGCACCCACACGGGCGCCAAGCCGCACAAGTGCCCCATCTGCGGCAAGTGCTTCACGCAGAGCTCGGCGCTGGTCACCCACCAGCGCACCCACACCGGGGTCAAGCCCTACCCGTGCCCCGAGTGCGGCAAGTGCTTCAGCCAGCGCTCCAACCTCATCGCGCACAACCGCACGCACACGGGCGAGAAGCCCTACCACTGCCTCGACTGTGGCAAGAGCTTCAGCCACAGCTCGCACCTCACCGCGCACCAGCGCACCCACCGCGGCGTGCGGCCCTACGCCTGCCCACTGTGCGGCAAGAGCTTCAGCCGTCGCTCCAACCTGCACCGGCATGAGAAGATTCACACCACCGGGCCCAAGGCCCTGGCCATGCTGATgctgggggcggcggcggcgggggctcTGGCCACACCCCCACCTGCTCCCACCTAGGAGGCCAGGAGAGGGGAAGCAGGGCGCCCGGGGCCACTGGGAAAGCCCCACTGGAGTCAAGGCTccgagggaggagagaggggagcgGGAAGGGAGCTAGGGCGGTGAGGGCATGGGGTGAGGCATGGCGACGGGGGAGGGCGAGAAGGGGCAGACACTCTGCGAATTAAAGGCCTTGGACTTGAAGCGCCCGCCTACACAGCTTTGTCTCCTGGTGCCCTGGTGCTGATTCCCCGAGTGTGGGGGAGCTCCTGGGTCAATCTCCTGTCCTCATCGAGGCATCCCCGAGTCACCACTCTTGGCTTGGGACCCCACCGGGGTTGGGTTCCCTTTTGTCAAAGGCCCATTCCAGAGCGTTGCACACATTGGCAAGCAAAGGCTTCAAGTACAGAGAGGTTTCCAGGGCTGAAGCCCAGGTCCTGAAGTCAACCACTCCTGGACCTGGGGACCCCTCGCCGGCCGTCTGCCGCTGCCGCCACTTGTCCCAAGGGCACTGCTTACTGAGCCCGCACTCTCCCGTGGCTCTTCTCTTTGGAAGCCAGGAACAGGCAGAACTGGTCCGGAAACTCCTGCCTGCCCCATTTCTCACCGAGGCATCGGTGGCTCAGTTTTGTGACTGGCCTTTGCCGTTTGCTCCCACCGTGGCCTGCCTGTGCTCCTCACCAGGGGCCACTTTCCTTCTTGGCCCATGCTGCAGCTGCTGTCACCTGCCTCTGCTATGTCTCACCTTCTTGGCCTCTCGGTATATGTCCTTTATAATTCGCCCTGCTCGCCCCTGCCTGGCTCTGAGATTTGATTTACTCCTAGTCTTCctgctggcctttttttttttttttttttttttttgcgacagagtctcactctgtcgccggctggagtgcagtggcctgatctccactcactgcaacctccacctcctgggttcaagtgattctgctgcctcagcctcctgagtagctgggactacaggtgcacgccaccatgcccggctaatttttgtatttttagtagagacagggtttcaccatgttggccaggatggtcttgatctcctgaccttgtgatccacccaccttggcctcccaaagttttgggattacagacctgagctaCCTCGCCCGgccccctgcttttttgtttgtttttgtttcattttttgaggctgagtcttgctctgtcgcccaggctggagtgcactggcgcgatcttggctcactgcaacctccagctcttGGGTCccagcgattttcctgcctcagtgtcccgggtagctgggatgacaggtgtgcgccacatacctggctaattttttgtgtttttagtggagacagtgttttaccatgttggccaggctggttttgaactcctgacctcaggtgatccgcccacctcggcttccccaagtgctaggattacaagcatgagccaccgtgcctggcctcttccccTGTTTTTAACCTCTGTAGCTCCCAACTCCCATTCTCTGCTTTTTTCCCTGGGTGGGGATGGACTCAGCTGGCCTGTCATCCCTTATTTGTGGCCCAGGTCCCAAGATAACTTTCAGCTCTGACACCGACTGACCATGAGGATGTCTGCACCAGGGAGGCCCTTGAGACCCTACCTGTCTTTGTGGATTATGGGGCCACCAGGGTGGCCACAGCCCTGGTTGGCTCCCAGATCCTAAGGAAAAGAGTGGCTTGCCGAGGATGGTGGACTGAGAAGGATAATCATAGCTGCCAGTTGTCAAGCAGCTGCTCTTCCAGGCACAGGGCCAAGCACTGTAGATATAGCACCCCGGCTCTCCACAACAATGTAAGTGTGCATTGTTAGCCCaagttttttttgtctttttaaaaatagagatggggtcttgctatgttgtccaggctggcctggaactcctgggctcaagtgatccactcacctcagcttctcaagtagctgggactactggtgtacCCTACTAGGCCCCATGCAGGGCTATCTAAAAAGAGGAggacaaggccaggcacagcggctcacacctgtaatctcagcactgtgggaagccgaggtgggtggatcacttgaggccaggagtttgagaccagcctggccaacatggtgaaaccccgtctctactaaaaatacaaaaattagctgggcatggtggcaggcaccgaTAGttccagtgacttgggaggctgaggcaggagaattgcttgaagccaggaggtggaggtcgcagtgagctgagatcttgctactgcactccagcctggatgacagagcgagactctgtctaaaaaaaaaaaaaaagagagagagtaagaCAATAGATTTGACCTTCAGGAATGTTAGACTCAGCTAGGGATGTGGGTGGGGTGAGATGTAATCAAATGgacactaggccgggcgcggtggctcaagcctgtaatcccagcactttgggaggccgaggcgggcggatcacaaggtcaggagatcgagaccacagtgaaaccccgtctctactaaaaatacaaaaaaattagccgggcgcggtggcgggcgcctgtagtcccagctactcaggaggctgaggcaggagaatggcgggaacccgggaggcggagcttgcagtgagccgagattgcgccactgcactccagcctgggcaacagcgtgagactccgtctcaaaaaaaaaaaaaaaacaaaaacaaaaacaaaaaaaacaaatggacACTAGGGGTCTGCTCACTAGTGGAAGCCCAGGCAGGACTTGATGGTGTCTAGGAGGTCTCTGGAATCTAGGCTAGGGAGGCTGGCAGGATTGGTTGAATTAAATGATTATTTCTCAGGCCAGAAAAAAAGCTGTTTTCTCCCTTCAGTTTGTCTTCACGCGCCAGTCACTTAGCCAGAAATAGGATTGCTCTGCTTGGTTCAGTGTGAGGGGGTGAGGGAGACTCATTTGTAAAGCAGGGTTGCTCTCAAAGAGCTCATTTTCTAAgtaaggagagagacagaggtgggagagtTGCTAAAATGACCCTGGAAGCCGTCATCACTTGGCAAGAGAGCTGAGCAGAGTACTCACTCGCACAGTGACTATTGCTTCCTTTAATTTCAGTTCCTTAGGCTCCATGAACAGCGTGCCAGGGACCAGATGTCAGGACTTGAGTGATTCAGAGGTCTGTCGAGGCTTGGTGTGGtgccttacacctgtaatctgagcacttagggaggttgaggcaggagaatctcttgaagtcaggagtttgagaccagcttgggcaacatagggagaccctcgTCTccgaataattaaaaaaattagccaagcatggtggtgtgtgcctgtagtaccagttacttgggaggctggggtgagaggatcgcctgatcctgggaggttgaggctgcagtgaactgtgatcaaaccactgcccttcagcctgggcaacagagcaagaccctgtctcaaaaaaaagactgTTGAGTGATCTAGGGAGTTATTTAAAAACTTCgctctgggctgggcgcggtggctcacgcctgtaatcccagaactttgggaggcagaagcgggtggatcatgaggtcagaagatcaagaccagcctggccaagatggtgaaaccttgtctctactaaaaatacaaaaaattagccaggcatggtgacacgctcCTGTTAATCttggctactccagaggctgaggcagagaattgcttaaacctggaggggcggaggttgcagtgagccaagattgcgccactgcactccagcctgggcaacagaacgagactcctttgcaaaaacaaaacacttcactCTGGCCTCCAGGGAGCCCAGACAGCACAAAGTATCCTGGAGAAATGTTTCCCCTTTTGTGGCAGAGTGCAGGGACACAGGTTCCAAGGGCCCCATGGAGGGTGCCTGCAGATGGCCATTCCCTAGGGCTGGCCCACTTCTCCCTCTAGGGATCCCTCCAGAGGCCCCATTGTGGGATAGATCTGGCAAAAGTATCTTAACAGTGGAACTTGGCAGTTTGGGAAATATTCGACAAGCACAAATAAGACAGGGAGGAGTAGTGGCTGTGCCATGGAAGGGCCTGGAACGCCAGGCTGAAGGGTACTCATAGTTTGGTGGGTTACGGGCATCACTGAGAAGTGGGAGGCTGGAGGGAAGAAGCCAGGGAACGGTCTTGGTGTCTCCCCGGGTAGAGGGTGAGCAGGTTCAGAGGTTTCCTTGGCTTCCTCGGGGCTTCTTGGCCACTAGAGAACCCCACTAGATCATCACCGACGCAGTGTCAGGAGCAAGGTGAGGGCAGAGGCGGAGAGGCAGAACGTTTCCATCCTGGCTTCCCACCTGCTTCCCTGCGGCCCCAGGTCCGTGTTGCAGGCGCTCAGGGATCGGCTGGCGGCGCTGCCCCCCTGGGCCGGGGGCATCGGCGTCAGCGCCCTCCTAGCCTGGAATACTGTCTCCCAACTCCCGGGCCCGGCCGTGTAGTGAGGCCCAGAGTCCGCAGGGTCCTTTGGGCCTAGCCTCTCGCTCTGCGGCCCCATTTCCCGCAGGACTGAATCCAGGAGGCCACGCCCACGCTCTGCCCTTAGCCAATCAGGCATCGAGACGGGGGAGAAAGGCGGCGCCAGCAGAACCAGCCAATCACGGCAGACGTTTGTGTCCGGCCCTCTTCTCTCCCCCCGCCACGCCCCAAGCCGCACGGTTGCCCCGGCAACTGCTCCAGGCGCCAGTCTTTGAAACATTCACTCTTACCCTTCGCTGGGCGTTGGTTGCCGAAGGTAGCAAAGACCACCGGGCTGGCCTCGGCTTCGGCTTCGCTGCAGACCTCAGTCCTCACAGCGCGCCCCGCCCCGTCACTCATTTCCTGGGTCTATCACCGAGATGCCGAGCCTCCTGCAGTCCTAGAAAGCATACGGCGCAGGGCCAGGGCCACTTCCGGCCCCGAGGACTGCCTGCCAATTTGCGGCACTGGCTCCTGCACCAGGGCTGGGTGCGTTTGCTGCACATGCCTCGAAGCTGGAGCATCTTCCTAACTCCCGAGCAGTGGCTGACGGTGCTGCCAGCTGTCGTGTGGTACGGCCGGCGGAGAGAGGCCAGGAAGGAGACCGTGTCCTCTTCTGGGGAAGCAGAAGAAACTCGCGGACTGTGCGAGGCTGCTCGCGGCTCTGGAGTGCCTGTGGGACAGAGGGCGGCAAACGTTAACAGTAGGGGCTTTGCTGCGTTCCTCacacattcatttttcttttttcttttttttttgccagagatggagtcttgctcggttgcccaggctggagtgcagtggcgcgatctcagctcactgcagcctccgcctcccgagttcaagcgattcttccacctcagccttccgagtagctgggactacaggcgcccatcaccatgcccggctaatttttgtatttttagtagagacggggtttcactatgttggccacgctggtctcgaacccctaacctcgtgatccccctgcctcggcctcccaaagtgccgggattacaagcgtgagccaccgcgcccagccaatttttgtatttttaatggggtttcaccatgttggccaggccagtctcgaactcctgacctcaagtgatccgcccgcctcggtctcccaaagtgccgggattacaggtgtgagataccacgcccagcctcactCGTTCATTTTTCAAATAGGAAATGAATGCCTGCTAATTTAGCAAAGGTCCTTTGCTCAATGTTGAGTCTTAAGTGATGAAGATTCCAGACAAGACCCTTGCCCTCATGAGGTTCCAGTGTGG is from Macaca fascicularis isolate 582-1 chromosome 20, T2T-MFA8v1.1 and encodes:
- the ZNF205 gene encoding transcriptional repressor RHIT isoform X1, with the translated sequence MSADGGGIQAAQDKETPPEIPDRGHSHQEMLSKLGEAVPSGDAQESLHIKTEPEELHPEGASQEDGAQGAWGWAPLSHGSKEKALFLPGGALPSPRIPVLSREGRTRDRQMAAALLTAWSQMPVTFEDVALYLSREEWGRLDHTQQNFYRDVLQKRNGLSLGFPFSRPFWAPQALGKGEASGSSRQTGDEKEEWRGAYSGAIEVGQRMPTSSVAALGDVKPFRNRAGRVQGGVPQCAQEAACGRNSGPAKDSGQLANPDGTPVAAPPDPSPTEPQEGRVPEKPSEEEKGAPESGEEGLAPDSEAGRKSYRCEQCGKGFSWHSHLVTHRRTHTGEKPYACTDCGKRFGRSSHLIQHQIIHTGEKPYTCPACRKSFSHHSTLIQHQRIHTGEKPYVCDRCTKRFTRRSDLVTHQGTHTGAKPHKCPICGKCFTQSSALVTHQRTHTGVKPYPCPECGKCFSQRSNLIAHNRTHTGEKPYHCLDCGKSFSHSSHLTAHQRTHRGVRPYACPLCGKSFSRRSNLHRHEKIHTTGPKALAMLMLGAAAAGALATPPPAPT
- the ZNF205 gene encoding transcriptional repressor RHIT isoform X2 — protein: MSADGGGIQAAQDKETPPEIPDRGHSHQEMLSKLGEAVPSGDAQESLHIKTEPEELHPEGASQEDGAQALPSPRIPVLSREGRTRDRQMAAALLTAWSQMPVTFEDVALYLSREEWGRLDHTQQNFYRDVLQKRNGLSLGFPFSRPFWAPQALGKGEASGSSRQTGDEKEEWRGAYSGAIEVGQRMPTSSVAALGDVKPFRNRAGRVQGGVPQCAQEAACGRNSGPAKDSGQLANPDGTPVAAPPDPSPTEPQEGRVPEKPSEEEKGAPESGEEGLAPDSEAGRKSYRCEQCGKGFSWHSHLVTHRRTHTGEKPYACTDCGKRFGRSSHLIQHQIIHTGEKPYTCPACRKSFSHHSTLIQHQRIHTGEKPYVCDRCTKRFTRRSDLVTHQGTHTGAKPHKCPICGKCFTQSSALVTHQRTHTGVKPYPCPECGKCFSQRSNLIAHNRTHTGEKPYHCLDCGKSFSHSSHLTAHQRTHRGVRPYACPLCGKSFSRRSNLHRHEKIHTTGPKALAMLMLGAAAAGALATPPPAPT